Sequence from the Syntrophorhabdales bacterium genome:
GACCGGGCCTCGCCCCCACCCGAACTCTGCTGCGATGGGTTTGAATACGACGCCGAACGTATACATAGCGCCTGAGTTGGAGAAGAGGATAAGGAAAGATGCGGCAACAATATACCAGCCGTAGTAGATACTGGTTCTTTTCGACGTTCTGTTCGCGACCATCATGTGATCAGCATACGAAATCGTTTTCGATCAAAGGCACGCAGCAGTATAAGTACCGCAGACAGTGCTTGTCCACAAAAACCTGCTCCCCCTCCGCTGAATCCGTGGTAATCTAAGCCATCCGCTTACAAAAGCTCTGCAGGGCTCTATAGTACTTCCCGTGAGCTCAGCGAGCGACGGTCGGAGCCGCCAACTGAAGAAAGAAAGAGGATAGAGCATGAAACTGAGAGGAAGAGTCGTAATAGTAACTGGCGCCAGCAGAGGCCTTGGCAAGGCCATGGCTCTTGGTTTGGCTAGAGAGGGCGCTAACGTGGTCGTTGCTGCTCGCACTGAGGAGCCGCTTGAGAGTGGGCTGGAAGGCACGATCCACCAGACCGCGGAGGAAATAAAAGGTCTGGGAGGTTCCTGTCTTGCGGTCAAGTGCGATGTGACCAGCGAAGAGCAGGTAGAGAGCATGGTTGGTATGGCAAGAAGAGAGTTCGGCACCGTAGACACGCTTATCAACAACGCAGGGGTAGCCTTCCGAGCACCTGTGTGGGAGGTGCCACTCAAGCGCTGGGAGCTTGTCCTGCGTGTTAATGTCACCGGCAGCTTTATCTGCACAAAAGCTGTTCTCCCCATTATGATGAAACAGAAGGCGGGAAGCATCATTCTGCTTTCATCCGTGCAGGCGCAATCCAGAGGGTCGGTCCCGTCAGGCCTGGCCTACGGAGTTTCGAAGGCGGCACTGGAGCGCATGACGTACGGCCTCGCCACCGAGCTGGGGAAGTTTAACATCGCAGTGAACTGTATCAAGCCTAAGGGCTCGGTCGAAACAGAAGGGATGAGGTTTCTCAATCCTGACGCCGACTGGTCCCGGTGGGACACGCCTGAAAAGATAGTCAAAGCGGTCCTCTTTCTTGCTGGGCAGGATGCTACCGGTGTAACCGGCGTCGTCGCAAATGACGAAGAGCTCTGCGCGTGGCATGGGCTTTAATCGTCATAGTTTGCTGAAACAAATTATTGAATAATGGCCACACCCTGTGGCAATATTACTAGGCTAATCTGATCCACTCCGTACACTGGTCTGAAGCCTGCCTGCTGGCATGAACGAAGTGCGTTGGAAGGAAGATTCCAAAGAGGAAAGAATCGGTCAATAATGTCCTTCTTGAGTGTACGCAACCTTTCCAAGTCTTTCGGCGGCCTCATTGTTATCCAGAATCTCAGCTTTGAGCTTGGCGAAGGAGAAATCCTCGGTGTCATTGGGCCGAACGGCTCGGGGAAGACTACGCTTTTCAATCTCATTACAGGATTCCTCAGTGCAGATGGGGGTGAGGTGCAATTCTGCGGTGAGAACGTAACCAGTAGGAGGCCCTCGACCGTCTGCAAATCGGGCATCACGCGCACGTTTCAGATCGTGAAACCATTTCTCCGCTTGACCGCGCTGGAAAATGTCATGGCAGGCAGAGCGTACGGAAGAGAACCGGCACGCAACATGAAGGAGGCGACAAAAGAGGCAGAAGAGATACTCGCCTTTACCGGGATCAGCAGGAAACAACATATCGCTGCCCAGCACCTGAATCTTATCGACAGAAAAAGATTGGAAATTGCCCGCGCTCTGGCCACGAAACCTAAATTGCTACTCCTTGATGAAGTTTTTGCAGGGCTGAACCACACTGAGATTGAACAGGCGCTCTCGCTTGTTTCCAGGATAAAAGAGCTTGGCATCACGATGATGATCGTCGAGCACGTGATTAGGGTCATTCTCGGGGTGTCGAGCAAGGTGATCGTGCTCAGTTCGGGTCAGAAAATTTTTGAAGGATCACCGCACGACGCAGTGGCCGACAAAGGCGTAATAGAGGCTTACCTGGGGGAAGACTTCCATGCTTGAAGTCAGGGACGTAGACGTAACCTATGGCGATATACAGGCGCTTTGGGGAGTCTCCTTCACCGTCAAAAGGGGAGAGCTGGTAGCCCTGGTCGGTTCAAACGGGGCAGGCAAGTCAACGATATTGCGTACCCTGTCCGGTGTGCAAAGGCCTCGGAAGGGAAGCATAACCATTGAAGGGGTACGGTCGGATACGGTGGAGCCTCACAAGGTCGTCGATCTCGGCGTCGCACTGGTGCCGGAAGGGAGAAGACTTTTCCGCGACATGACCATCATGGAGAATCTGGAACTCGGCGGCTACATCGGCAGGGCTCGGAAGGTCAAAGAAGATCACCTTGAATGGGTCTTTACCATGTTCCCTGTCCTCAAGCAACGGATGCGGCAGCTTGCGGGGACCTTGAGTGGTGGAGAGCAACAGATGTTGGCCATAGCGCGAGGACTCATGTCAGATCCCAAGCTGCTTCTGGTAGACGAACTTTCGCTGGGGTTGGCACCGATCATAGTCAAGAATATCTACACCACGCTCAAGGAGATAAATAAATCGAGAAACGTGACTATCCTGGTAGTCGAACAGAACGTACGGTTGGCGCTCGAAGTGGCGGACAGGGCCTATGTGATAGAGAACGGGCGTATAACCATGGAAGGGTCGGGGAAAGAGCTTCTGGCCAGTGAAGAGATCAAGAGCGCATACCTGGCGGTAGGATAATAATGGCAGGTCTGTTACAGATTCTCATCTACGGTATTTTCAGTGGCGCTTTGTATGGTCTGGTCGCCCTGGGACTCTCACTCGTGTTCGGGGTGATGAATTATTTGAACGTGGCGCACGGCGCTCTCATCATGCTGGCATCCTATGCTGCGCTGTGGATCTGTTACTACCTCCGTTTTGATCCTTTCCTCTCGCTTATTCTTGTCGTGCCAATCTTTTTTGTCATCGGCTGGGTACTCTTCATGGGGTTGTTTCAGCGCCTTCTCGCCCTGCCCGAGACTGAAAAGATAAAAAATTCGCTGCTCATTTCATTCGGCATTCTGCTTATCTGCTCCAATGGTGCAACCATGCTCTGGACGGCGGACGAGCGGGCGATAGCCACCAGCTATACGGGAAAAGTGATTGACCTCATGGGTGTGCGCATTCCGTACATCGGGCTTGCGTCAGTATTGCTTGCCGTGATCGTGGTACTCGCTGTACATCTTTTTTTGACGCGGACCTATTTCGGCAAAGCGATCAGGGGTGTATCGCAGGACTACGAAGCAGCAGCGTGGATGGGTATCAACACGAAGAAGGTTTGCCTGGCGTCCTTCGCGATCGGCGTTGCACTGGCAGGATTTCCCGGTGTGGTTATCGCCTTGCAGAGCTTTAACCCCATTGTATCTTTCGATTTGACAAACAAGGCGCTCATTGTCCTCGTTCTTGCCGGTGTCGGAAGTCTGCGCGGCGTGCTCATTGGAGGATTGCTGCTCGGCATAGTAGAAGCTGCGAGCGTCTTTTTCGTGGGAGTCGCCTACAGGGAGGTCGTAGGGCTCCTCCTGTTCGTGCTAGTCCTGATGTTCCGGCCGCAAGGATTGGGGGGTCGAAAATCGTGAAGGGCAAACTCGCAATTACAGCCTTGCTGCTTCTGATGATAGTTACGCCGCTCGTGATCAAGAGCGAGTATCTACTCAATCTTCTGATCCTTATCTGTCTTTACGCGATACTCTCGCACAGCTGGAACATCCTCGGAGGCTACTGCGGTCAGATCAGCCTTGGCCATGCTACGTTTTTCGGTGCCGGCGCGCTCACGTTCCGCTACTTGTGGCTTGGGGGCGTCTCTTACTATCTTGCTCTGCCCGCGGGTGCGCTCGCGTCACTTGTTCTTGCTTCAGCCATTGGCTTCCCGTCGTTTAAAATGAAAGGACATTATTTTTCCATCGGAACTCTCGCGCTCGCCATGATTGCGCTTATTACGGTGCAGAACCTGCTTCCGGGCGTGAGCTTTATCACGGAAGCGTGTCTGAAGGAATATAGCCTTATGACCATCTACTACCTTGCGCTTGGAGTAGCGGCACTTACTGTGTTTGCGGTATACGCGCTTTCCCGATCGAAGCTTGGGCTTGCGATGATCTCTGTGCGAGAGGACGAGGATGCGGCTGAGGCGATAGGAATCAATACCTTCAAGTATAAAGTGGCGGCGATGAGCATCAGTACAGTTGTCGCAGGGTTTGCCGGAGGGATTTTCGCCTTCTACTGTGGAACCTATTACCACTATGCTCCCTTTGAGCTGGGCTGGTCCTTCGATCCCCTGCTGATCGCATTCATAGGTGGGGCTGGCACGGTTGCCGGGCCGGTTATCGGATCGGTTGTTTTTGTGCTGCTGAAGGAATTGTTTGCCGCAAGCCTTGGGCAGGTGAATGTACTCATCTTCGGTATCGTATTTATTGTCACCGTGCTTTTTCTGCCGAAGGGCCTGGTAGGCATAGCGGGGATCGTCAGAAAGCAGAAGAACGCAGGACGTCCGCTAAGCTCGGACGAGCGTCACGCGTAGCGTTGCTTGGCTGACGAAAGGAGGTTGAGTTCCACTCAACTTAACACTAAGGAGGTGTGTATGAAGCAGGTGAGTGGTTTGAAGTGTCTGTTATTTGTTGCCGGGATAACCCTCGTTGCGCTGGGATTGACTGTGGCCCCGGTAATGGCAGCGGAACCCGCGCCCTCAGCGATCAAAGTGGGTGCGGTGATCGCCCTCACAGGGCGTATGGCAGCGGGAGGTAAGGACGTCAAAGCAGGGTACGACCTTGCCGTCAAAGACATTAATGCGGCGGGCGGTATTATGGTCAAGGAGTACGGAAAGAAGCTACCTCTTGACGTGATGATCGTGGACGATGAATCCGACCCGGTGAAGACTGCGACCAGGCTGGACAAACTCAGCTCAGTAGACAAGGTGGTTGCTTATCTTAGCGGATTCTCGAGTGACTTGAACGTGGTGGGCATGGCTGCTGCAGAGAAGAATAAGGTTCCCTGGATCGGCGTGACGATTGCCGTTGAGGCTCCTTTCAATTCCGGCTACAAGTGGGTCTTCGCGCCATTTTCCATGTCGCATGACCAGGTCAAGGCATTTTTTGACCTGCTCGATTCAATACCCGCTGACCAGAGACCGAAGAAGATCGGCCATTTGGAATTGAACGTGGACTGGGGCAACGAGTGCGGCAAATATGTGAGAGAGATGGCGAAGCAGAGAGGCTATCAGCTGGTCGTCGATCAGAAATACGCTCCCCCGACGAATGATTTTTCTTCGGCCATTCTGGCGTTGAAGTCGGCCGGCGCAGAAGCGGTCTTCAGCGTGCCTGCACCGCCGCAGTCCATCGTGATGGTGAAGCAGATGAAAGAGCTCAATTATGCGCCAAAAGTCACCTGTCTGATCAGGGGGCCTGATCTGAGCACGTACTGGGAGGCAATGGGAAAAGATGCGGCCTACATTATTTCGGACGGCAACTGGGACGAGACGATGACCTATCCCGGCAATAAAAAAATGGTCGATCAGTACAAGGCGGCGAACCCCGGAGTCGAGAATATCGGTATTCCCGTCGGCGCCGGATACGCGGCCGTGCAGGTTCTGGCAAACGCCATTGAAAGAGCGGGATCGCTCGACAGGCAGAAGATTAGGGATGCGATTGCCAAGACCGATATGATGACCATCAGGGGTCCTATCAAGTTCAGGGCAAACGGCACTGCCGTTATCGAGTATGGTCTCAGACAATGGCAGAACGGGAAGAACGTGCTCATCTGGCCGCCGAGCGCCGCGAAGGCCAAGTTAATGCTTGCCCCGCCATGGGACAAACGGTAGAAACAGTTGAGCCGTTAAGCAGCACAGGCGTTGAGTTCTTTTGGAAACGTGGGCCATCGGCTGCATGCAGCTGATGGCCCTTTCACTGCTATTCAATCTTCTTCAGCGTTACGGCCATGCACCAATTGGGACAGCGCCCGGGAATGAAGACGGGGTGCTATTTTGCCGCTAAAACCGCGCATTTTCTGCTTGACATGCTCCTGATTACTTGTTACGTATGAGCCTGTTACGCGAAAGCTGAAAGCGCACGGCACGAAGAGAATCGCCTGCGCAATAAGCCGACCGGTTGGGACAATCGGGTGACGCAAGACTATCACGGGACCCGCAGGAGAGTGATACACATGAACCGTCGTGACCTGTTGGCTGGTCTTTTCTGGCTCGCTGTTGCCGTGTTTGTTGCCATTCAGTCATTCAAGAGTGATCTCGGCTCACTCCATTCGCCGGGTCCCGGATTTCTCCCCTTCTGGTCATCCGTAGTTCTGGGTGTGCTTTCGATTACGCTCACGATCGGTGCAGGCCTCAAGAAGACACGCAAAGATAAGCTCTTGGATCTCTGGAGAGGCCTTGATTGGGGGAAGGTTTTCCTGATTCTGTTCGCTCTTTTCCTTTATCCTCTTCTGCTCCCTTTAGTGGGATACCTCATCATGACGTTCGTACTTATCGCATACCTGCTCTTTGTCGGGATACGCTCAAAGCTGTGGATAGACATAGCCACTGCTGTGGCAATCACGCTGGTAAGCTATCTCATTTTTTATACGCTGCTGGATGTCAAACTGCCGAAGGGGATGCTCGGGCTCTAGGACGCCGGGAGTGAGCGCGATTAAGAAGGCTGCATGGATATTTTCCATAATCTGATTTACGGGTTCACGGTTGCGCTTCAACCCATGAACCTGCTGTTCTGTTTTTTTGGAACAGTGCTTGGCACGTTGATAGGGGTGCTTCCCGGTATAGGGCCCATCGGAACAATTTCGATGCTTCTTCCGGCCACGTTTCACATGTCCCCGACCGGCGCCATTATTATGCTTGCGGGCATCTACTATGGGGCAATGTACGGAGGATCGACAACGTCTATCCTGGTTAATATTCCAGGGGAGGCTGCATCCGTCGTTACATGCCTGGACGGCTATCAGATGGCACGACGTGGAAGGGCCGGTGCAGCTCTGGGCATGGCTGCCTTCGGCTCTTTCATTGCAGGCACCCTCGGGATAGTCGGGCTCATGATTTTTGCGGCGCCACTTTCCCGATTTGCCTTACGCTTCGGCTCGCCGGAATACTTTGGACTTCTCCTTCTGGGACTGACCCTTGTCACCTATCTTTCACGCGGCTCTATCATAAAGGCACTGATGATGGGAGCCTTTGGCATTATTCTGAGCTGTGTCGGTCTTGATTCCATCCAGGGTTCCCCGAGGATGACGTTCGATATCATGCAGCTGTGGGAC
This genomic interval carries:
- a CDS encoding SDR family NAD(P)-dependent oxidoreductase produces the protein MKLRGRVVIVTGASRGLGKAMALGLAREGANVVVAARTEEPLESGLEGTIHQTAEEIKGLGGSCLAVKCDVTSEEQVESMVGMARREFGTVDTLINNAGVAFRAPVWEVPLKRWELVLRVNVTGSFICTKAVLPIMMKQKAGSIILLSSVQAQSRGSVPSGLAYGVSKAALERMTYGLATELGKFNIAVNCIKPKGSVETEGMRFLNPDADWSRWDTPEKIVKAVLFLAGQDATGVTGVVANDEELCAWHGL
- a CDS encoding ABC transporter ATP-binding protein; translated protein: MSFLSVRNLSKSFGGLIVIQNLSFELGEGEILGVIGPNGSGKTTLFNLITGFLSADGGEVQFCGENVTSRRPSTVCKSGITRTFQIVKPFLRLTALENVMAGRAYGREPARNMKEATKEAEEILAFTGISRKQHIAAQHLNLIDRKRLEIARALATKPKLLLLDEVFAGLNHTEIEQALSLVSRIKELGITMMIVEHVIRVILGVSSKVIVLSSGQKIFEGSPHDAVADKGVIEAYLGEDFHA
- a CDS encoding ABC transporter ATP-binding protein, with amino-acid sequence MLEVRDVDVTYGDIQALWGVSFTVKRGELVALVGSNGAGKSTILRTLSGVQRPRKGSITIEGVRSDTVEPHKVVDLGVALVPEGRRLFRDMTIMENLELGGYIGRARKVKEDHLEWVFTMFPVLKQRMRQLAGTLSGGEQQMLAIARGLMSDPKLLLVDELSLGLAPIIVKNIYTTLKEINKSRNVTILVVEQNVRLALEVADRAYVIENGRITMEGSGKELLASEEIKSAYLAVG
- a CDS encoding branched-chain amino acid ABC transporter permease → MAGLLQILIYGIFSGALYGLVALGLSLVFGVMNYLNVAHGALIMLASYAALWICYYLRFDPFLSLILVVPIFFVIGWVLFMGLFQRLLALPETEKIKNSLLISFGILLICSNGATMLWTADERAIATSYTGKVIDLMGVRIPYIGLASVLLAVIVVLAVHLFLTRTYFGKAIRGVSQDYEAAAWMGINTKKVCLASFAIGVALAGFPGVVIALQSFNPIVSFDLTNKALIVLVLAGVGSLRGVLIGGLLLGIVEAASVFFVGVAYREVVGLLLFVLVLMFRPQGLGGRKS
- a CDS encoding branched-chain amino acid ABC transporter permease, which translates into the protein MKGKLAITALLLLMIVTPLVIKSEYLLNLLILICLYAILSHSWNILGGYCGQISLGHATFFGAGALTFRYLWLGGVSYYLALPAGALASLVLASAIGFPSFKMKGHYFSIGTLALAMIALITVQNLLPGVSFITEACLKEYSLMTIYYLALGVAALTVFAVYALSRSKLGLAMISVREDEDAAEAIGINTFKYKVAAMSISTVVAGFAGGIFAFYCGTYYHYAPFELGWSFDPLLIAFIGGAGTVAGPVIGSVVFVLLKELFAASLGQVNVLIFGIVFIVTVLFLPKGLVGIAGIVRKQKNAGRPLSSDERHA
- a CDS encoding amino acid ABC transporter substrate-binding protein — translated: MKQVSGLKCLLFVAGITLVALGLTVAPVMAAEPAPSAIKVGAVIALTGRMAAGGKDVKAGYDLAVKDINAAGGIMVKEYGKKLPLDVMIVDDESDPVKTATRLDKLSSVDKVVAYLSGFSSDLNVVGMAAAEKNKVPWIGVTIAVEAPFNSGYKWVFAPFSMSHDQVKAFFDLLDSIPADQRPKKIGHLELNVDWGNECGKYVREMAKQRGYQLVVDQKYAPPTNDFSSAILALKSAGAEAVFSVPAPPQSIVMVKQMKELNYAPKVTCLIRGPDLSTYWEAMGKDAAYIISDGNWDETMTYPGNKKMVDQYKAANPGVENIGIPVGAGYAAVQVLANAIERAGSLDRQKIRDAIAKTDMMTIRGPIKFRANGTAVIEYGLRQWQNGKNVLIWPPSAAKAKLMLAPPWDKR
- a CDS encoding tripartite tricarboxylate transporter TctB family protein codes for the protein MNRRDLLAGLFWLAVAVFVAIQSFKSDLGSLHSPGPGFLPFWSSVVLGVLSITLTIGAGLKKTRKDKLLDLWRGLDWGKVFLILFALFLYPLLLPLVGYLIMTFVLIAYLLFVGIRSKLWIDIATAVAITLVSYLIFYTLLDVKLPKGMLGL